One Archangium violaceum genomic window, CATGCTCCTGAGCCAGTGCGCGCCCTCGGAGACTCCAGACGGCTGCCTCCTGCTACCGAAGAACGCGCCACCTCCAGAAACGCTGGCACGCCTGCGGCTGGCACTCTCGTACGCCATGGATTCCGTGTGGGAGGGGGCTACAGTGCCCATCAGCGAGTTCCTGGATCCACTCGCCTTCAAAGTGATGGTCTACACGGCCCTGAGCACATACCTCGTGACGCTCCTGCTCCCTGATCCTTTGACGAAGGGGCTCGCGGCTGTGCTCACGATCTGGCTGGTGGCATACCTGGGCATGGGCCCGGTATGGGCCATGATGAAAGCCGGGTGGCAGTTGCTGGAGGATTCCCAGCGTGCGACCACCACCGAGGAGTTGGGGCAGGCAGGCCGCCGCTATGGTCGGGTTCTGGGGGACAACGGCATGCGAGTGCTCCTCCTGCTGGCGACGGCAGCCATCGCGGGCCAGACGAGCTTCCTGACCAAAGGGCCCAAGTTGCCCGGCTTCCCTCAAGCGGCGGCGGCCTCCACGGCACGCATGGGGGTGAGGCTGGAGGCGGCCGGGCAGGTGGGGACCGTGGCGCTGGGGACCCAGGAACTGGTGGTGGGGCTGGCGCCTACCGCCGTAGCCACCATGGCCATGGGGCCGGGCGGCGGAGCACCCCCCTCGAAGCAGGGTAGCCTGACAGGGCTGCCCACGAATGAGACGGGAACAACCCGGGTTGGCCGGTGGATGTCTGAGGCCGAGTACAAGGCGATGCTGGAGAGCGGGCACGTGCAGGCTCCGCTCAACGGCGCCGGTGCCACCCACGTGACGGTTCCGCCCAATGCTTCTGCGTTCAGGCCTCCGCCACAGAGCACCCACTTTGTGGAGTTTGATGTTCCCACAAGTCAGCTTCGTATCCATGACCCCGTGAATGGGTGGGGACGGGTGTTTGGACCTGGCTCACTCGAGGCACGGGCTGCTGCGGCCAAGGGATTCGCAGTCCCCACACAGATGCCGCCTGCAACAAACATTCGAGTCACTGTTCCATGAGCAACGCTACCTGGTCATTCGCCGACTTTGTTCGATGGCTGCGCACGAAGAGCGAGGCGCTCAAGAGGTCGGGCGCGACCGTTGAGTTCGATTTCCACGAGACTCCCAGGGCCTCGACCCGATTGAGAGTAGAGCATGGAAAGCGTCTGGGTGAATTGACCGTATGGGACGATGGAGCCGCCCACATGGCGGTCATGGATCTCCCATCGGGTGACTTCGTTTTTGAAAGAGATGGTGTGTCGCTCGCTGAAGTCCCACCTCCGAGCGAGCTGAGAGAGTTCTTCGAGCAACTGGAGGCGGGGGCGTAGGGTTTCTTGAGGAACCCCAGTTCCTTCCGCAGGTTGCGAGCCGGTGACAGGGGCTGCGAGCCCCTGCCAACCCGCTCCCTCCCGGCTCATAACCGATTGGTCCCTGGTTCGAATCCAGGAGGGCCCACTCCCCTTCCCCACGCGCTTCCGCTCTCAGGCCTTGGCCTGCTCGCGGCTCGTCTCGTCGCGCCCGTGCACGGCCGCCGGCGGGCTGGTGGCCTCCACCGCAGTGAAGGGCTCAAGGATCTTGTACGTATGGCTGGCGCCCCTCGGCACGAGCCACGAGTCTCCCGGGTTGAGCAGCAGCACCTGTCCCTCCAGGTGCAGCTCGGCGCGGCCCTTGATGACGTAGCCGACCGTCTCATAATCGCGCACGGTGGCGGGCAGTGGCTCGGCGGGCTGCTCGTTCTCCCACAGGCGCATGGAGACCCGGATGCCTCCGGCCAGGTACTTCTGCCCCATCTCTCCCCTGGGGGAGAACTGCGAGTCGACCTTCTTCACGCTGGTGTCGCCCATCTCGTCTCCTTCGCGGACGCTGGCGTCGCGTTGTCTTTGCCGGACAAGGTAAGGAGGGAAGAACGGGGCGAACCCCGCAAAGGAAACGCCCGCTCCCCCCTCGAAGGGAAGAGCGGGCGCGAAGGCACGGCCCGAAGGCCGTGGCTCGGAGTCCTTAGCTGGCGGGACGCACGTTCTGTGCCTGCAGGCCCTTGGGGCCGCGCGTCACTTCGTATTCCACCTTCTGGCCCTCGGCCAGGGAGCGGAAGCCATCCATGTTGATGGCGGAGTGGTGGCAGAAGACATCCTCGCCACCCGCGTCCGGCGCGATGAAGCCGAAGCCCTTCGCGTCGTTGAACCACTTCACGGTACCAGTTGCCATGTACATCCCTGCTTTCTGCGTTCTGCTTCTACGGACTGACGAACACCGCCCTGAACTCCAGGGCAGTTGGGAGAGGTAACGGTCCACATGCCTCCCCCATTCCTCACATTCCTCTGGGACCTTCACACTTCTTCATAAGTACTGGGCGCGCGCTTCACACCCCCCCCGTACCTTCTGCACCAACCGATGGATGCCGGGCCCTGATCGCTCGGCCGCTCACGGAAGGAGCAGCACATGTTCGGATTCTTCTTCGGTACCGCCTGCCTGGCCGGCCTCATCTACACCCTGCGCCGGGGCCGCTGGCACCCCCGTCACGCAGGCCGCGGCCGTTGGAGCTGGCGCGGCCGGATGCGCGGGCTGTTCGAGCACCTGGACACCTCGCCCGGCCAGGAGAAGGTCATCGTCCAGGCCGCGGACGATCTCACCGAGGCCTTCGAGAAGCTGCGCGATGAGCTGAGCGCCACCCGCGCCGCCGTGGCCCGCTCGCTGCGCGGCGAGACGTTCGACTCCGCCGCCCTGAGCGAGCTGGATGCCCGGCACGAGGAGCTCGTGGCCAACCTGCGCCGGACGTTGCGCACCTCGCTGTCGAAGATCCACGAGGCGTTGGATCCCAGGCAGCGGCGCGAGCTGGCGGACATGCTCGAGTACCGATGGGGCTGGGGCTACGGCCCTCGCGGTCATGGCGGAGGCTGCGGGGGTTGGCGCGGCGCCCGGTCCTACTGAGCGGCCCCGAACACCGGACGAGGAAAGGAACCCACCATGATCCGCCGCCGCGCGCTCATCTTCCTGTTGGCCCTGGGCACCGTCACCGGCTACGCCTCCGGCTTCGCGAGTCTCCACCGCTGGCGCCACCACGGCCCCGGCCACGCCTGCCGCCACGGGCAGCACCGGGACTCCCACTTCGACGACAGCACCGCGCCCTGGGCACGGCCAACGACCCAGGCCCGGGCGCCCACCCCGGAGCCGCGTTAGAGTCGGCGCCCTCCCATGGCCACCCGAGTCCTCCTCATCGACGATGACACCCGGATGTACGAGCTGCTCGCGCAATACCTCGGGCAGAACGGCATCACCGTCACCCACGCACCCGATGGAGGGCGAGGGCTGGCCGCCCTGGAGGCCAGCACCTACGACGCCGTGCTGCTGGACGTGATGATGCCGGGCATGGACGGACTGGAGGTGTGCCGGCGCATCCGAGCGAAGAGCACCCTCCCCGTCATCATGCTCACCGCGCGCGGCGACGAGACGGATCGCGTGGTGGGGTTGGAGCTCGGCGCGGATGACTACCTGGCCAAGCCCTTCAGCCCCCGCGAGCTGCTCGCACG contains:
- the sitA5 gene encoding SitA5 family polymorphic toxin; amino-acid sequence: MRHTWSGLGLLLVLPWLTNCVTRPEIRLDTGQGPPIVYTPPAAEPPPVEIRQEEFAEALTALVVHMPLTLAPPPQRQGRVVLASWGGSQDKAQHMLLSQCAPSETPDGCLLLPKNAPPPETLARLRLALSYAMDSVWEGATVPISEFLDPLAFKVMVYTALSTYLVTLLLPDPLTKGLAAVLTIWLVAYLGMGPVWAMMKAGWQLLEDSQRATTTEELGQAGRRYGRVLGDNGMRVLLLLATAAIAGQTSFLTKGPKLPGFPQAAAASTARMGVRLEAAGQVGTVALGTQELVVGLAPTAVATMAMGPGGGAPPSKQGSLTGLPTNETGTTRVGRWMSEAEYKAMLESGHVQAPLNGAGATHVTVPPNASAFRPPPQSTHFVEFDVPTSQLRIHDPVNGWGRVFGPGSLEARAAAAKGFAVPTQMPPATNIRVTVP
- a CDS encoding cupin domain-containing protein, with the translated sequence MGDTSVKKVDSQFSPRGEMGQKYLAGGIRVSMRLWENEQPAEPLPATVRDYETVGYVIKGRAELHLEGQVLLLNPGDSWLVPRGASHTYKILEPFTAVEATSPPAAVHGRDETSREQAKA
- a CDS encoding Spy/CpxP family protein refolding chaperone — encoded protein: MFGFFFGTACLAGLIYTLRRGRWHPRHAGRGRWSWRGRMRGLFEHLDTSPGQEKVIVQAADDLTEAFEKLRDELSATRAAVARSLRGETFDSAALSELDARHEELVANLRRTLRTSLSKIHEALDPRQRRELADMLEYRWGWGYGPRGHGGGCGGWRGARSY
- a CDS encoding cold-shock protein, translating into MATGTVKWFNDAKGFGFIAPDAGGEDVFCHHSAINMDGFRSLAEGQKVEYEVTRGPKGLQAQNVRPAS
- a CDS encoding immunity protein TriTu family protein, which codes for MSNATWSFADFVRWLRTKSEALKRSGATVEFDFHETPRASTRLRVEHGKRLGELTVWDDGAAHMAVMDLPSGDFVFERDGVSLAEVPPPSELREFFEQLEAGA